A window of Apium graveolens cultivar Ventura chromosome 8, ASM990537v1, whole genome shotgun sequence contains these coding sequences:
- the LOC141680315 gene encoding uncharacterized protein LOC141680315, whose amino-acid sequence MSTRGLSQGVNEALVCSIPKIKFSQTMRDLRPVSSCNVLVRIPFKVVTNILKLCFPTIISDKQSAFIESRMLIDNAMIAFEINHYLKRRTQGSKGMTRLKLDVLKAYDRLKWAFIWSMMERNEEVGLLHGCRTAKGAPVISHLLFADDCYLFFRATGPEANVMRRILGRCAEASGQIINFTKSAIVFSPNTKDVDCAELQAWSLQNISKAGKLTLLKTAAQSVPNFWMNLLLLPLDVCELIEKKMNAYWWGNGRNRREIKWMSWDHVCEAKKEGGMGFKKLRDFNIAMLAKQAWRLMNNDNPLVTKIMKARYCVDSEFIDATLELTPVICGGAY is encoded by the exons ATGAGTACAAGAGGCTTATCTCAAGGAGTTAATGAGGCGTTGGTTTGTTCAATTCCTAAGATTAAGTTTTCTCAAACAATGAGAGACTTGAGACCAGTTTCATCATGTAATGTGCTAGTTAGAATTCCTTTTAAAGTAGTGACGAACATATTGAAACTTTGTTTTCCCACTATTATATCTGACAAGCAAAGTGCTTTCATCGAAAGCCGAATGCTTATAGATAATGCGATGATAGCTTTTGAAATCAATCATTACTTAAAAAGACGTACTCAAGGTAGTAAAGGAATGACAAGACTGAAATTGGATGTTTTAAAAGCATATGATCGTCTAAAATGGGCATTTATTTGGAGTATGATGGAGAG GAATGAAGAAGTTGGATTATTACATGGGTGTCGTACTGCAAAGGGGGCGCCAGTGATCTCACACTTACTTTTTGCGGATGATTGCTACTTATTTTTTAGAGCAACGGGTCCTGAGGCGAATGTAATGAGGCGTATCTTGGGAAGGTGTGCAGAGGCATCAGGGCAGATAATCAACTTTACTAAGTCTGCGATTGTTTTTTCACCTAATACGAAAGATGTGGATTGTGCTGAG TTACAAGCTTGGAGCTTACAAAACATATCGAAAGCTGGAAAATTGACCTTGCTGAAGACAGCAGCTCAATCGGTGCCAAATTTCTGGATGAATTTATTATTGCTTCCGTTGGATGTGTGTGAGTTAATAGAGAAGAAGATGAATGCATATTGGTGGGGTAATGGGAGAAATCGCAGAGAAATTAAATGGATGTCCTGGGATCATGTATGTGAAGCCAAGAAAGAAGGTGGAATGGGATTCAAGAAGTTACGAGATTTTAACATAGCAATGCTTGCAAAGCAGGCTTGGAGACTGATGAACAATGATAACCCATTGGTCACAAAGATCATGAAAGCCCGATATTGTGTTGATTCTGAGTTTATCGATGCTACATTGGAGCTAACCCCAGTTATATGTGGAGGAGCATATTAG